The following proteins come from a genomic window of Stigmatella erecta:
- a CDS encoding GNAT family N-acetyltransferase has product MVELRTFEGDAGEAARFLTGVWQATYGRQMPLAMWDARFLDWLLFRGGQADRGYLVAAYAGRKLVGTLFAEPTRIRLGHREVEGSYGSWNAVAPEYRGQGIGQRLAAELTHRHRERGAHLMLSCVSSDTTLAQRFWGKAQHMRFLDSMGLWMHVFEPAALARWSLHASERALFTLARPWRRQGFRRASTEGIRPYRPSDLPRCMALVQRMMAPVNLGYAYTPERLAAQLQYRHVPRTFVLEDGGEVQGFINYYTLRMRARGEVTAGVVDLMAFEKDLPTAEQQRLLQVTMQDMVGQGVSCAALLRGPCVPAPLMWRSGWLPWPGGAKVTCLLPTEGVELPFSPRVFTHLR; this is encoded by the coding sequence ATGGTTGAGCTCCGCACCTTCGAGGGGGACGCCGGGGAGGCCGCCCGGTTCCTCACCGGCGTCTGGCAGGCCACCTATGGCCGGCAGATGCCCCTGGCGATGTGGGACGCGCGCTTCCTGGACTGGCTGCTGTTCCGCGGGGGCCAGGCGGACCGGGGCTACCTCGTCGCGGCCTATGCGGGCCGGAAGCTGGTGGGCACGCTCTTCGCCGAGCCCACGCGCATCCGGCTCGGCCACCGGGAGGTGGAGGGCAGCTACGGCAGCTGGAACGCCGTGGCCCCGGAGTACCGGGGGCAAGGCATTGGCCAGCGGCTGGCCGCGGAGCTGACCCACCGCCACCGCGAGCGGGGAGCGCACCTCATGCTGAGCTGCGTGTCCTCCGATACCACGCTGGCCCAGCGGTTCTGGGGAAAGGCGCAGCACATGCGCTTCCTCGACAGCATGGGGCTGTGGATGCATGTCTTCGAGCCGGCGGCGCTGGCGCGCTGGTCCCTCCACGCCTCCGAGCGGGCCCTCTTCACCCTGGCGAGGCCCTGGCGCCGGCAGGGCTTCCGCCGCGCGAGCACAGAGGGCATCCGGCCCTACCGGCCTTCGGACCTGCCCCGCTGCATGGCGCTGGTGCAGCGGATGATGGCGCCGGTGAACCTGGGCTATGCCTACACGCCCGAGCGCCTGGCGGCGCAGCTCCAGTACCGGCACGTGCCGCGCACCTTCGTGCTGGAGGACGGCGGTGAAGTCCAGGGGTTCATCAACTACTACACCCTGCGGATGAGGGCCCGGGGTGAGGTGACGGCCGGGGTGGTGGACCTGATGGCGTTCGAGAAGGACCTGCCCACCGCCGAGCAACAACGGCTGCTGCAGGTGACCATGCAGGACATGGTGGGGCAAGGCGTGAGCTGCGCCGCGCTGCTGCGGGGCCCCTGCGTCCCCGCGCCCCTGATGTGGCGCTCGGGATGGCTCCCCTGGCCCGGGGGGGCGAAGGTGACGTGCCTGCTGCCCACCGAGGGCGTCGAGCTGCCCTTCTCCCCTCGCGTGTTCACACACCTGCGCTGA
- a CDS encoding serine/threonine protein kinase, whose translation MQPPRTPELNPALLPLGTVIGSWRVVAWAGGGVHGAVYQAVPDHDERASPVALKLALLPRDPRFAREVALLSRVNHPHLPRLKDSGTWQHPGGTLHPFLVMDWVDGVPLYDWAGQHRPASRQVLRLLAQVARALQALHAQGCLHRDVKGGNILVHPSGGSALLADLGSGRDPDAATLTPSTLPPGTPAYRSPEACLFELQFFRDPQARYSAQPADDLYALGVTAYRLVTGEYPELGEPTRDEHGTWHLDGIASAAPCALNSQVDAGLNALILRMLARSPGQRGTAAELAEALEQAAGASAHSSLPADGARAPTQWESPSRPLRLGLAIAALWALGLWLCGVMPHEHPEHASAVRPEAGGARLEDGGTAGLGDEAVATSMESSLAPSVPGGSPEDPLPEPTPGQVRPNAKGRCPHPKQIAREGGCWVKMVLNRDECEMLNGVVLKGTCYVPVPHRERQPTSQPATPP comes from the coding sequence ATGCAGCCCCCTCGAACGCCCGAGTTGAACCCCGCCCTCCTCCCGCTGGGCACCGTCATTGGTTCCTGGCGCGTGGTGGCCTGGGCGGGCGGCGGCGTCCATGGTGCCGTCTACCAGGCGGTGCCGGACCACGATGAGCGCGCCAGTCCCGTGGCGCTCAAGCTCGCCTTGCTGCCCCGGGACCCTCGCTTCGCGCGCGAGGTGGCGCTGCTCTCCCGCGTGAACCACCCTCACCTTCCGCGGCTGAAAGACTCGGGCACCTGGCAACACCCAGGCGGCACGCTCCACCCGTTTCTGGTCATGGACTGGGTGGACGGAGTGCCGCTGTATGACTGGGCCGGGCAACACCGCCCTGCTTCGCGGCAAGTGCTCCGGCTGCTGGCCCAGGTGGCGCGCGCGCTTCAAGCCCTGCACGCGCAGGGGTGCCTCCACCGTGACGTCAAAGGCGGCAACATCCTGGTCCACCCCTCCGGTGGCAGCGCCCTGCTCGCCGACCTGGGCTCTGGCCGTGACCCGGACGCCGCGACCCTCACGCCAAGCACCTTGCCCCCCGGCACCCCGGCCTACCGCTCCCCGGAGGCCTGTCTGTTCGAGCTTCAGTTCTTCCGCGATCCTCAAGCCCGTTACTCCGCGCAACCGGCGGACGACCTCTACGCCCTGGGAGTCACCGCCTACCGGCTCGTCACGGGAGAGTACCCCGAGCTCGGAGAACCCACCCGGGATGAGCACGGTACCTGGCACTTGGATGGCATTGCCTCGGCCGCGCCGTGTGCCCTCAATTCCCAGGTGGACGCGGGGCTCAATGCCTTGATTCTTCGCATGCTCGCCAGGAGCCCCGGGCAGCGCGGCACGGCCGCGGAACTGGCCGAGGCGCTGGAGCAAGCGGCTGGCGCTTCAGCGCACTCCAGCCTCCCGGCAGACGGAGCGCGGGCCCCAACTCAATGGGAATCCCCTTCCCGGCCCTTGCGCCTCGGGCTGGCGATAGCGGCGCTCTGGGCTCTGGGCCTCTGGCTCTGTGGGGTGATGCCACACGAGCATCCGGAGCATGCCTCTGCCGTGAGGCCTGAAGCAGGCGGGGCCCGGTTGGAGGACGGCGGCACGGCCGGACTCGGCGATGAAGCGGTGGCCACCTCCATGGAAAGCTCCCTCGCGCCTTCCGTTCCAGGAGGGAGCCCGGAAGATCCACTTCCCGAGCCCACGCCCGGCCAAGTGCGGCCCAATGCAAAGGGCCGTTGCCCTCACCCGAAGCAGATTGCCCGCGAGGGCGGGTGCTGGGTCAAAATGGTGCTGAATCGAGACGAATGCGAGATGCTGAATGGCGTCGTGCTCAAGGGCACATGCTACGTGCCCGTTCCTCATCGCGAACGCCAGCCCACCTCGCAGCCTGCCACCCCACCGTGA
- a CDS encoding SDR family oxidoreductase — MGTTKIVLVTGASSGIGLACAKLLSERGHTVYGTSRKPSPASLGFRMLELDVTQDASVQAAVATVLAEQGHLDVVVNNAGYALAGPIEETSLKEAQGQFDTNFFGVLRVCQAVLPSMRTRRSGLIINVSSLGGVAGLPFQGLYSASKFALEGLTESLRLEVASFGIQVTSLQPGDVHTPITQNRVRTQGGGPGSPYRSAFETVLRIIEKEERDGVPAQRVATQVLRLMERKQTGVRSTVGHLSQRIITAAKAFLPSWLFERLLKSYYGL; from the coding sequence ATGGGCACAACCAAGATTGTCCTGGTCACAGGAGCTTCGTCCGGTATCGGTCTGGCGTGCGCGAAGCTGCTGAGTGAGCGCGGCCATACGGTCTATGGAACGAGCCGCAAGCCCTCGCCGGCCTCGCTGGGCTTCCGGATGCTGGAGCTGGACGTCACCCAGGACGCATCAGTCCAGGCGGCGGTGGCCACCGTGCTCGCGGAACAGGGACACCTCGACGTGGTGGTGAACAACGCGGGCTACGCGCTGGCGGGCCCCATCGAGGAGACGTCGCTGAAAGAGGCCCAGGGCCAGTTCGACACCAACTTCTTCGGCGTGCTGCGTGTGTGCCAGGCGGTCCTGCCCTCCATGCGGACGCGGCGCTCGGGGCTCATCATCAACGTGAGCTCTCTGGGTGGAGTGGCGGGCCTGCCCTTCCAGGGGCTCTACAGCGCCAGCAAGTTCGCCCTGGAGGGGCTGACGGAGAGCCTCCGCCTGGAAGTCGCTTCCTTTGGCATCCAGGTCACCTCGCTCCAGCCGGGAGACGTCCACACGCCCATCACCCAGAACCGTGTGCGGACCCAGGGAGGGGGCCCAGGGTCTCCCTACCGAAGTGCGTTTGAAACAGTGCTGCGCATCATCGAGAAAGAGGAACGGGACGGAGTTCCTGCCCAGCGCGTGGCCACACAGGTGCTGAGGTTGATGGAGCGCAAGCAGACCGGCGTCCGCTCCACGGTGGGCCACCTGTCACAGCGGATCATCACCGCCGCCAAGGCCTTCCTTCCCTCCTGGCTCTTCGAGCGGCTGCTCAAGTCTTATTACGGCTTGTAA
- a CDS encoding CHAT domain-containing tetratricopeptide repeat protein, with protein sequence MLQAVSLTIALFLCFTAEGLASEEKQDARLREAQASFNEALKLKDSGKYSEALVQAEHARSLKEAVLGGMHPEVASCLNLVGYLHRLKGDLSYAEPLFQRALAIQEASFGNSHSNVASSLNGLALLYYDQGLYGRAEPLFQRALAIVEDSLGNSHPDVASALNNLANLYAAWGLYGRAEPLYQRALAIREAALGNSHPEVASSLNNLAILYYDQGLYDQAEPLFQRALAIGEAALGNSHPDVAAFLISLANLYYDRGGSDQTESLFQRALAIQEATFGNSHPNVASSLNNLANLYTDQGLYGRAEPLFRRALAIQEATFGNSHPAVAASLNNLALLYYDQGLYGRAESLFQRALTIHEASLGNSHPEVASSLNNLANLYYAQGLYGRAEPLFQRALTIHEASLGNSHPDVASSLDNLANLYYAQGLYGRAEPLFQRAVAIHEASLGNRHPEVASSLNNLANLYYAQGLYGRAEPFYQRALALREAALGINHPLVAESLSGLGKLRLAQHRLSDALPLFSRAFSISERRLRHEALDFSEARLSSFLSYLRSDEQRLYALLRSYPQDDRVQRLALGASLLLKGRSISETATISRTLHRSLSAEDRDTLERLQSLRTQLASLSLAGPGALSSDDYQQRLQSLAQAGDSLEADLAKRSAPLRAVSSLPSLEDIVSRVASSLPKDAALVEFIAYSDSPLVPKPGTPLAKTPRQERYLALVLFPDASTRAVDLGPAAPIDQAASRLRDALAEREVSFQSTSQQLYQLAFQPLLAQLGATRRLFLSPDGQLNLVPFSAVHDGEGFLLDSFDFTYLTSGRELLPRPSDSAPSSSVVVLADPDFTTPSFYAPSGAPPSSTASPFPDALEHFFAAPLSDLTRSAWVPLPGTRLEAQGIQRLLPHAQVFLGSDASKERLLNLPTPGILHLATHGFFLGNFSAVPNSRGLAVVNSLGSAPPPQAEPLLNSGLALAGARLAAPGAPLSPQATLVTALELAGLNLWGTQLVVLSACDTGRGEIHLGQGVYGLRRAFMAAGAETVLASLWKVNDNSTHLLMEFYYRNLLAGQGRASALREAMLSLRATHPHPHAWAPFIALGSDAPLHAITPALPWTPKPELWITQSYWDIAPSEQPLGMRHPLSGTYHPPERRFF encoded by the coding sequence GTTTCAACGAGGCGTTAAAGTTGAAGGACTCAGGCAAGTATTCTGAAGCCCTTGTCCAGGCTGAACACGCGCGCTCTCTCAAGGAGGCCGTGCTTGGTGGTATGCATCCAGAGGTTGCCAGTTGCCTGAATCTGGTGGGGTACCTTCATCGCCTGAAAGGGGATTTGTCCTATGCCGAACCCCTCTTTCAGAGGGCTCTGGCTATTCAAGAGGCCTCCTTTGGCAACAGCCATTCCAATGTCGCCTCCTCCCTCAACGGCCTCGCCCTCCTCTACTATGACCAGGGGTTGTATGGCCGGGCCGAGCCCCTTTTTCAGCGGGCTCTGGCCATTGTCGAGGACTCCCTCGGCAACAGCCATCCCGACGTCGCCTCCGCTCTCAATAACCTCGCCAACCTCTACGCTGCCTGGGGGTTGTATGGCCGGGCCGAGCCCCTCTACCAGCGGGCTCTGGCCATCCGCGAGGCCGCCCTCGGCAACAGCCATCCCGAAGTCGCCTCCTCCCTCAACAACCTTGCCATCCTCTACTATGACCAGGGATTGTATGACCAGGCCGAGCCCCTCTTTCAGAGGGCTCTGGCCATTGGCGAGGCCGCCCTCGGCAACAGCCATCCCGACGTCGCTGCCTTCCTCATCAGCCTCGCCAACCTCTACTATGACCGGGGAGGGAGTGACCAGACCGAGTCCCTCTTTCAGCGGGCTCTGGCCATCCAAGAGGCCACGTTCGGCAACAGCCATCCCAATGTCGCCTCCTCGCTCAACAACCTCGCCAACCTCTACACTGATCAGGGGTTGTATGGCCGGGCCGAGCCCCTCTTTCGGCGGGCTCTGGCCATCCAAGAGGCCACGTTCGGCAACAGCCATCCGGCAGTTGCTGCCTCCCTCAACAACCTGGCTCTCCTCTACTATGACCAGGGGTTGTATGGCCGGGCCGAGTCCCTCTTCCAAAGGGCTCTGACCATTCACGAGGCTTCCCTCGGCAACAGCCATCCCGAAGTCGCCTCCTCCCTCAACAACCTCGCCAACCTTTACTATGCCCAAGGATTGTACGGCCGGGCCGAGCCTCTCTTCCAAAGGGCTCTGACCATTCACGAGGCTTCCCTCGGCAACAGCCATCCCGACGTCGCCTCCTCCCTCGACAACCTCGCCAACCTTTACTATGCCCAGGGATTGTATGGCCGGGCTGAGCCCCTCTTTCAGCGGGCTGTGGCTATCCACGAGGCTTCCCTCGGCAACCGCCATCCCGAAGTCGCCTCCTCCCTCAACAACCTCGCCAACCTTTACTATGCCCAGGGGTTGTATGGCCGGGCTGAGCCTTTCTACCAACGCGCGCTTGCTCTTCGCGAGGCGGCTCTCGGTATTAATCACCCTCTCGTTGCTGAATCACTCAGCGGTCTCGGCAAACTTCGTCTGGCCCAGCATCGTCTCTCTGATGCTTTGCCTCTCTTCTCTCGAGCCTTCTCCATCTCCGAGCGGCGCCTGCGTCATGAGGCTCTCGACTTCTCCGAGGCCCGTCTTTCCTCATTTCTCTCCTATCTGCGTTCTGATGAGCAGCGGCTCTATGCCCTGCTGCGCTCATACCCTCAGGATGACCGCGTTCAGCGATTGGCCCTCGGCGCCTCTCTCCTTCTCAAGGGCCGTTCCATCTCGGAGACTGCCACCATTTCCCGTACCCTCCACCGCAGCCTGAGCGCCGAAGACCGAGACACCCTTGAGCGCCTCCAAAGCTTGCGGACCCAACTGGCCTCCCTCTCCCTCGCGGGCCCGGGCGCTCTTTCTTCAGACGACTATCAACAGCGCCTTCAGTCCCTCGCGCAAGCGGGTGACTCGCTCGAAGCAGACCTGGCCAAACGCTCCGCACCTCTTCGCGCTGTCTCCTCTCTTCCTTCTCTCGAAGACATTGTCTCCCGCGTCGCCTCTTCTCTTCCCAAGGATGCCGCGCTCGTCGAATTCATCGCCTACTCGGATAGCCCTCTCGTCCCTAAACCCGGGACGCCTCTCGCGAAGACACCCCGTCAAGAACGGTACCTGGCCTTGGTTCTTTTCCCGGATGCCTCCACCCGTGCCGTGGACCTGGGCCCTGCCGCACCTATTGACCAAGCTGCCTCTCGCCTTCGCGACGCCTTGGCCGAGCGTGAGGTCTCCTTTCAATCCACCTCACAACAGCTTTACCAGCTTGCCTTCCAGCCTCTGCTGGCCCAGCTGGGCGCTACCCGCCGCCTCTTCCTCTCTCCCGATGGCCAGCTCAACCTCGTCCCCTTCTCAGCGGTGCACGACGGCGAGGGCTTCCTCCTGGACTCCTTCGACTTCACCTATCTCACCTCTGGCCGTGAACTGCTGCCTCGTCCATCGGACAGTGCTCCCTCCTCCTCCGTCGTTGTTCTCGCTGACCCAGACTTCACCACTCCCTCGTTTTATGCGCCTTCCGGCGCTCCGCCATCCTCCACCGCTTCACCGTTCCCCGACGCACTGGAGCACTTCTTCGCCGCTCCGCTTTCAGACCTGACCCGAAGTGCTTGGGTCCCTCTTCCGGGGACCCGGTTGGAGGCCCAGGGCATTCAACGCCTTCTGCCTCATGCTCAGGTCTTCCTTGGCTCCGATGCCTCCAAGGAACGGCTTCTGAACCTGCCCACTCCGGGCATTCTCCACCTGGCCACCCATGGCTTCTTCCTCGGCAATTTTTCCGCTGTCCCCAATTCCCGTGGATTGGCCGTCGTCAATTCCTTGGGCAGCGCACCCCCTCCCCAGGCGGAGCCTCTGCTCAACTCCGGCCTCGCCTTGGCGGGCGCCCGCCTGGCGGCCCCGGGCGCCCCCCTTTCTCCCCAAGCCACCCTGGTCACGGCGCTGGAACTGGCTGGGCTGAATCTCTGGGGCACCCAGCTCGTCGTCCTGTCCGCTTGCGACACAGGCCGCGGCGAGATTCACCTTGGCCAAGGCGTCTACGGCCTTCGCCGCGCGTTCATGGCCGCCGGCGCTGAAACCGTGCTCGCGAGTCTTTGGAAGGTCAATGACAACTCCACTCACCTTCTCATGGAGTTCTACTACCGCAACCTCTTGGCGGGACAGGGCCGCGCCTCCGCCCTGCGCGAGGCCATGCTCTCCCTGCGGGCAACCCATCCCCACCCCCATGCTTGGGCTCCCTTCATCGCCTTGGGCAGCGATGCCCCCCTGCACGCCATCACGCCTGCGCTTCCCTGGACACCGAAACCGGAGCTTTGGATTACCCAGTCATATTGGGACATCGCTCCAAGTGAACAGCCCCTTGGAATGCGCCACCCTCTGAGCGGCACTTACCATCCACCAGAGCGTCGATTCTTCTGA